Sequence from the Oxyura jamaicensis isolate SHBP4307 breed ruddy duck chromosome 28 unlocalized genomic scaffold, BPBGC_Ojam_1.0 oxy28_random_OJ80989, whole genome shotgun sequence genome:
GAGTCAGGAGCCTACACATTCTGGGGTGCAGCAGTgtctgctcctccagcctcaTGCAGCAAGACTCAAAGGAAGGCAagtgtggggctgggagagcaaaAGAAAGTGAGGCTACTCATTGCCTGAGTAGCTGGCAGTAAGTGCAACCAACCCTTGGCTGGGCCACCCCAAGCTGAAGTTCACCATGTTTCTGCAGAGCATCAGCCTCACCAGCACCTCAGATGAGAGCTGTGCCTCACCAACTATGAGCAAACCATGCAGGCTGGCACACAGACGCATGGCAATGGGCCAAACGTACACAGCTACGTGGCAACTAGTACCCTGTGCAGTACCGTCACAGCATCCAGCGTCACCAGGACTACTCTGAGACTGACCACCTTGCCAAGCTCCAAAGGACTTCAAGGCACACCTGGGAGGCCAATGTGGGACCAGGAGATGGGCAATTCTTCAAGGCTGTTTTGTCcgggttttgttttcacaaggCATCAATAGGTAATCATCACTCCAGGTTTTCACTTGGATTTTTGGGAAAGCTGTGCAAATAATTTTGCACTGCGGTCTGTAGAGCAAGTCACCTTTTGACAGATCACAAAGCCTTGAGGTCTTTGTGGAAGAGGGGAGCTGCCTCCAAGAACATGGCCCAAGGTGCTAAGAAACAAGTTGCAGGCTCTCCTGTTGTCAGCAAGGCGCTGTATGTGGGGTGAGCATGTCCCTCACACTCTGGGCTTGGGTGATTTGTATGTTTGGAGGAATGACACAGTCACCCATCTGGTTTtgctggagagcagagggggaaacTTTCAGCAGGTCCTGGACAAAGCCCTGCGCAGCCATCCAGGCTGGAGTGCTGCCACTGCCACATGACCTAGAATAACTTTGGGACAAGTGGGCACAGCTCTGGGCAGGATTGCCAAAGACTAAGTGTTGTCTGCACACAGGTTACTGCTGCTCTACAGagtgtgcagggctggggttcAGAGTGCTGCAGACAAGTGCAGTAACTCCAGATCTCCTGATGGAGGATGGTTAAGCTACGTGCTTAGAGAGGAAGAACTCATCTGGCTCCATAACAGTTCTCCAGCACCAGCTCTTTTTCCCTGAAACCTCCCAGGATGGCGTTCTGTGAGCAGATGCCCCACTACAACCCAATGGACAAGCAAATGAGGTTCCTGGagatggagcagggctgggggagcccagCCTTTCCAGCGTGCCAGACTCACGCCTTCAGACAGCTGGGGGATCAGTGAGACACATGCTGGGCGCGAGGGCTCTCGGACTCACCTGTACTCTAGGCTCATGCACTCAAAGAGCCGGGTCAGGGTTGGGTCGATGCTCCGCGGATCAGCTGCCTCGGGCTCAGCATGGCGGTGGCGCCGACGGGGCAGTGAGTCGCTGTGCGGGGACGACACCATGAAGTGGCCACTGTGGATGACCTGGGAGGGTTTCTGAACCCCAGCACCGGGCCCTGCACCACCCATGGTTGCATCTTCAGAGTCAGAGTCGAAGTCGGAGTCAGGGCATGGCCCAACGAGGGGCTCCGGGAAGGGTCCTGGGAGCCCCACCTGAGCTTGTGCCATTGCCCAGTGCTTGCTGCAGAAGCCACACCAGCTGGAAAGCCCTTAGTGCACTAAGCACTAAGCCCCAGCACTGTAGTCCATatcctggcagtgcccaagccCTGCAGATGCTGCACTGGCATGGAGCACGCGCTATTGCCCTCCCTAGCAGTGCACAGGCACCTCCTCCTCAGTATGGCTCGCCCCACCCCTGTCCGACGCCGTCTCCTCCACGCTGCTTGGTTCAGCTCTGGGTTTGCTAGGCCAGCTCTCTGTGAGCCCTATTTATAGCGGTGGCAGTGATCCCGCCCATGTCGCACCCACAGCCAGGCCGCAGCGCTCGCTGCAGGCCACCACTAGCCacaggtgctccagctccaTGCCACTGCCATGCTCTCACCGTGCACCTGACTGCCCTGGCTTTTATTTCCCCTGCAGATCTGGGGAGGATCCGCTCCAGGTCCCCTGGCCCACCCCTCGCCAGCAGGGCTtgctggcaggaggagcacaGTCAGCTCTGTTTACTCTGGGCTAATCACTGCTCCCGGTGCACCAGTGGGGAGAGGAGCACACGGTATTTACCTAGTGCCTCTGCCCTAACGTGTCTCCCTGCACTTCCAAGGGAACAAATACAGATTAAGGGACACAAACAAGTAAAATTATAGCAACGGGCATCCAGCTCAGCACAATGCACACCGAGTCACTGAGCCGTACCACAAAGTAACTGAGGCAAAAGCCTGTTCCAAGACATGACCCAGCAGGAGAGGAGATGCAAACACTGTGTGCGAGACCCACGGAGAGGACTATGATGAGCTCAGGTGCTCAGTATTCATATACCTTGTAGGCATGCAGTCCTTAAAGCTGACTGATTCCCTCTGTGGCTGTGGTGGCCCAAGGGAAGCAGCTAGGCAGGGCTCCTGCCCATGTCTCTCCTGGGCCCAGACCTGAGCTGGTGTAGCTGATCTTAGATAAATGCTGGGAGTTTTTGCCAGGGCTTAGCATTTCCCATGCTAGCTAGACCTGTGCCACAAACACGTCCTCACTGGCCAGAGTCACATGGGGATAAAGTAGATataattttaagtttaaatcatttatttaatatctAGTATCTGGCAACTTCCCACGGCTCCGTAATCTGACATAAGCTTAGACGCCTAGAAAGCACCCAGACATAGCTTCTGGATACCCCCAGTGAAAACTTGGGATAAACAGTTGCATAAAGCTAACATCAGGTGGCCTCAGGCATCTGAACTTTAATCCAGCTCGCAGCTGGAGCTGAACACCCTTTGTACCACAAAGGTGGGTCCTGCCGGTGCTCCAGATGAGTGAGCAGCCATCCGGAATATTttgcagagctggaagaagcACAGATAGTTGCTTTGGATATTTTTCTCACTGATTGATGCAAAACTCATTCAGGAGATATTTCTTCGTTATCTAGGCAGGTCAACATTGCTCTGTagctctctttttcccctttgtgaTTTATTACAAATGCATCAGCTTGTCCCAGGCTGCTTGTCAATGCTTAAGAGagcagcaatttaaaaattactgtgtGCAGTCATTTGAGAGCAATAATGGCATGTGGGTTTCCTGGGAAACTAAGAATTAGGCAAGGaagtaagagaaacaaaaatattggaGACACTCAGGCTTTCTGAGAGCACTCCTGTGCCAGGGCCACACTGTGCAAAAGGGACTTTTCAGGTTTTTCCCCAGGATCATTTGCCATCTGTTCACTTGCTGCAGGCAGACCTTGGTTCTCTAGAACAACAGATGTCTAAGGCAGGCAGAGAAGTACATCAGTGAGGCTTTTAGGGACATTGTAATGTGCTCATCCCCAGTCCAACAGCACTTGCACTTCAGAGGAGGGAAAGTTTATGAGTgaaggacaggctggggaagggagagacaGACCGCAGAGAGGGACCTTCCCCAGCAGACAGTGGCCCAGATATGGCCCAGATGTCAGCCCTGTGGGACCAAGGATCCCACACAGGAATGAGCCATCTGTATCGCTGAGCGATTTTGTAACTGGCCCTTTGGATCCCACATTATGTGATGCCAATTACAGCTTTATGGATGCAACACAGCCTCTGAGAGAGATGGTGAGGAAGCTGTGGTCCTTGGTGCAATGCAAAAGGGATGTCCCAAAGGGGCACTGCCACATGGGAGGTTAAAGCTCCAAGTCCCTGGAGCAATTCTCTAGAATGATCCCAACACTAAGCACTGAGGCAGGGAGAAA
This genomic interval carries:
- the LOC118158511 gene encoding carbohydrate-responsive element-binding protein-like; the encoded protein is MAQAQVGLPGPFPEPLVGPCPDSDFDSDSEDATMGGAGPGAGVQKPSQVIHSGHFMVSSPHSDSLPRRRHRHAEPEAADPRSIDPTLTRLFECMSLEYSHCALHLFSILKTDQQEALIRAQVQVNLDLQCSTGYASPYRRLDPDCRANSTYPLLFKAWLTISKEGFPKKLHMWSQAPLGTVHTFAPA